The proteins below come from a single Plantactinospora sp. KBS50 genomic window:
- a CDS encoding IS110 family transposase: MAAKKRSVIGGVDTHRDTHHAAIIDSTGGLLDDAEFPATTAGYADLLAWMRSFGRLTAVGIEGTGSYGAGLARYLTSKKVPVVEVDRPDRRARRNQGKSDPIDAIAAARATLAGTAMGTPKTRTGPVEAIRSLRVARRGAVKARTAAINQMRGLVAAAPEALRAQLTKVSVATLVSRCAALAYDPARLHEPEHATAAALAGLARRVTALTEEIAILDRQVTPIVAKAAPRTSALFRVGPEVAAQLLTTAGDNADRLHSEAALAHLCGAAPIPASSGRVRRHRLHRGGDRGANPALHTIALCRMRYDQRTQAYVHRRITEGLSKQEILRCLKRYIVRDVYTALAADFAALTT, encoded by the coding sequence ATGGCAGCCAAGAAGCGATCTGTTATCGGTGGTGTGGACACCCACCGCGACACGCACCACGCCGCGATCATCGACAGCACCGGCGGGCTCCTGGACGACGCCGAGTTCCCCGCGACCACCGCCGGCTACGCGGATCTGCTGGCCTGGATGCGCTCCTTCGGACGGCTCACGGCCGTTGGGATCGAGGGGACTGGCAGCTACGGCGCCGGCCTGGCCCGATACCTGACCAGCAAGAAGGTCCCCGTCGTGGAGGTGGACCGGCCGGACCGCCGAGCCCGCCGCAACCAGGGCAAGTCCGACCCGATCGACGCCATCGCCGCAGCGAGGGCCACCCTCGCCGGCACCGCCATGGGCACCCCGAAGACTCGCACCGGACCGGTCGAGGCCATCCGCTCCCTGCGGGTCGCCCGTCGAGGAGCGGTCAAGGCCCGCACCGCCGCGATCAATCAGATGCGCGGTCTGGTCGCCGCCGCGCCCGAGGCTTTGCGAGCCCAGCTGACCAAGGTCAGCGTCGCCACGCTGGTCAGCCGCTGCGCCGCACTGGCCTACGACCCGGCCAGGCTCCACGAGCCGGAACACGCCACCGCCGCAGCCCTGGCCGGACTTGCCCGCCGAGTCACCGCCCTCACCGAGGAGATCGCCATCCTCGACCGGCAGGTGACACCCATCGTCGCGAAAGCGGCACCTCGCACCAGCGCCCTGTTCCGTGTCGGCCCCGAGGTCGCCGCTCAACTACTAACCACCGCTGGCGACAACGCCGACCGCCTGCACTCCGAAGCCGCCCTCGCCCACCTCTGCGGAGCAGCCCCCATCCCCGCAAGTTCAGGACGGGTGCGCCGCCACCGCCTGCACCGAGGAGGCGACCGCGGCGCCAACCCCGCCCTGCACACCATCGCGCTGTGCCGCATGCGCTACGACCAGCGAACACAGGCCTACGTCCACCGCCGCATCACCGAAGGCCTCAGCAAGCAAGAGATCCTTCGCTGTCTCAAGCGCTACATCGTCCGCGACGTCTACACCGCCCTGGCCGCAGACTTCGCCGCCCTGACCACTTGA
- a CDS encoding ISL3 family transposase — MVNDTTRLLGLDGLVVDRVELHPDGSPIVHLSTGSEQAQCCPQCGVRAARVKGWVFTWPRDLPVAGRTTRLRWRKRRWYCDQPGCPRTSFTEHVPQIPARARITVRLRQAAGAAVADGNRTIVQAARDLGMSWPVVAAAFTAHTAAVLPAEPEPVSVLGIDEVRRGKPRWIFDEVTASWTTTVDRWHVGFCDLVGGQGLLAQVEGRTSKAVTDWLTQRPAAWRQHVQAVAIDMCTVFKAAVREALPHATLVVDHFHVVQLANRAVTEVRRRMTVTHRGRRGRATDPEWQQRNRLTRSAARMRAEHVDRLADTLSNLPAKIGAPILTAWNAKEDLLDLLALARTHPNRETTARLLHRFYTRCADSDLPELHRLATTIETWWPEILAFLHTGITNAGSEGTNRVIKTVARDAYGFRNPENQRLRTRAATTRRHRRHLNPA, encoded by the coding sequence ATGGTCAACGATACGACCCGGCTGCTGGGCCTGGACGGCCTGGTGGTGGATCGGGTCGAGCTGCACCCGGATGGTTCCCCCATCGTCCACCTGTCCACCGGTAGCGAGCAGGCACAATGCTGCCCTCAGTGCGGTGTCCGGGCCGCCCGGGTCAAGGGCTGGGTGTTCACCTGGCCCCGGGATCTGCCGGTGGCCGGACGCACCACGCGGTTGCGGTGGCGTAAACGCCGCTGGTACTGCGATCAGCCCGGATGCCCGCGCACGTCGTTCACCGAACACGTGCCACAGATCCCGGCACGGGCACGGATCACCGTCCGGTTGCGGCAGGCGGCCGGCGCGGCGGTCGCCGACGGCAACCGAACGATCGTGCAGGCCGCCCGTGATCTGGGCATGTCCTGGCCAGTCGTCGCGGCCGCGTTCACCGCGCACACCGCAGCGGTGCTGCCGGCCGAGCCCGAACCGGTGAGCGTGCTGGGCATCGACGAGGTCCGCCGAGGCAAACCTCGCTGGATCTTCGACGAGGTCACCGCGTCGTGGACCACCACCGTCGACCGCTGGCACGTCGGCTTCTGCGATCTCGTCGGCGGGCAGGGTCTACTCGCCCAGGTCGAAGGCCGGACCAGCAAGGCGGTGACCGACTGGCTCACCCAACGCCCCGCCGCCTGGCGTCAACACGTCCAGGCCGTCGCGATCGACATGTGTACCGTGTTCAAGGCCGCCGTCCGCGAGGCGCTGCCGCACGCGACGCTGGTCGTGGACCACTTCCACGTCGTCCAGCTGGCCAACCGGGCCGTCACCGAGGTCCGCCGCCGCATGACAGTCACACACCGCGGCCGGCGCGGCCGGGCCACCGACCCGGAGTGGCAGCAACGCAACCGGCTGACCAGGTCAGCAGCCCGCATGCGCGCCGAGCACGTCGACCGGCTGGCCGACACCCTCAGCAACCTGCCGGCGAAGATCGGCGCACCGATCCTGACGGCCTGGAACGCCAAGGAAGACCTGCTCGACCTACTCGCACTCGCCCGCACCCACCCGAACCGGGAAACCACCGCCCGGCTGCTGCACCGCTTCTACACCCGCTGCGCCGACTCTGACCTGCCCGAACTCCACCGGCTCGCCACCACGATCGAGACCTGGTGGCCGGAAATCCTCGCGTTCCTGCACACCGGCATCACCAACGCCGGCTCCGAAGGAACCAACCGGGTCATCAAGACCGTCGCCCGCGACGCCTACGGATTCCGTAACCCCGAAAACCAGCGGCTACGCACCCGCGCCGCCACCACCCGCCGCCACCGCAGACACCTCAACCCCGCTTAA
- a CDS encoding class I SAM-dependent methyltransferase, which produces MTRRDWLAWHDAYRDPDSALSHRLRIVRRRIAEWLDERPEDELRVVSACAGQGHDLIGALSSRADARRVRAVLLEYDPRNVALARASAERAGLSGVTVHRADAGELSSYAGAVPADLVLMAGVFGNVTDADLRGTVFALPRLCSPGGTVIWTRHRDAPDRTPEIRRWFAEAGFAERAFDAPQDARFSVGVHRLTGPVVPLGGVGRLFSFVR; this is translated from the coding sequence ATGACCCGGAGGGACTGGCTGGCCTGGCACGACGCGTACCGGGATCCGGACTCGGCGCTGTCGCACCGACTGCGGATCGTGCGGCGGCGGATCGCCGAGTGGCTCGATGAGCGGCCGGAGGACGAACTGCGGGTGGTCAGTGCCTGCGCGGGGCAGGGCCACGATCTCATCGGGGCGCTGTCGTCGCGCGCGGACGCGCGCCGGGTACGCGCCGTGCTGCTGGAGTACGACCCCCGGAACGTGGCGTTGGCACGGGCGTCGGCCGAGCGGGCCGGCCTGTCCGGGGTGACCGTGCACCGGGCCGACGCCGGGGAGCTGTCGTCGTACGCCGGCGCCGTGCCGGCGGACCTGGTGTTGATGGCCGGGGTGTTCGGCAACGTCACCGACGCTGACCTGCGGGGGACCGTCTTCGCGCTGCCCCGGTTGTGCTCGCCCGGCGGCACCGTTATCTGGACCCGGCACCGCGACGCACCGGACCGTACGCCGGAGATCCGCCGCTGGTTCGCCGAGGCCGGTTTCGCGGAGCGGGCGTTCGACGCGCCGCAGGACGCCCGGTTCTCGGTGGGGGTGCACCGGCTCACCGGTCCGGTGGTTCCGTTGGGTGGCGTCGGGCGACTGTTCAGCTTCGTCCGGTAG
- a CDS encoding phosphotransferase codes for MISASGSRIGWVDLPGHVRRAVEDIVGAPVVEAVTQPGGFSPGTADRVRTADGRRAFVKAVSPAQNPDSPRMCRREIRVTAALPDAIPAPRLLGSHDDGTWVAMVLADVPGRHPELPWRADELDRVLATLDLLARVATPAPVPELPTAADSLAADFAGWRRIAADPPAELDPWLAEHLGELTAMADRGLAALTGETLVHLDIRADNLLLGADGAVTVVDWPWACRGPAWLDRLLLLVNVRLYGGHDPHALLARCAADTATDPADLLAVLAGFTAYFADVARRPDPPGLPTVRAFQRAQGDALLSWLREAMAGAARG; via the coding sequence GTGATCAGTGCGTCCGGTTCGCGGATCGGGTGGGTGGACCTACCCGGGCACGTCCGGCGTGCCGTCGAGGACATTGTCGGGGCGCCGGTGGTCGAGGCGGTCACCCAGCCCGGCGGCTTCTCCCCGGGTACGGCCGACCGGGTGCGCACGGCCGACGGGCGGCGCGCGTTCGTCAAGGCGGTGAGCCCGGCGCAGAACCCGGACAGTCCGCGGATGTGCCGCCGGGAGATCCGGGTGACCGCGGCGCTGCCGGACGCCATACCGGCGCCGAGGCTGCTGGGCAGCCACGACGACGGTACGTGGGTGGCGATGGTGCTCGCCGACGTGCCGGGGCGGCATCCGGAGTTGCCGTGGCGGGCCGACGAGCTGGACCGGGTGTTGGCCACCCTCGACCTGCTGGCCAGGGTGGCCACCCCGGCGCCGGTGCCCGAGTTGCCGACCGCCGCCGACTCGCTTGCCGCCGACTTCGCGGGCTGGCGGCGGATCGCCGCGGACCCGCCGGCGGAACTGGACCCGTGGCTGGCGGAGCACCTGGGCGAGTTGACGGCGATGGCGGACCGTGGTTTGGCCGCGCTGACCGGTGAAACGCTTGTGCACCTGGACATTCGGGCCGACAACCTGCTGCTCGGCGCCGACGGGGCCGTCACCGTGGTCGACTGGCCGTGGGCGTGCCGGGGGCCGGCCTGGCTGGACCGGCTGCTGCTGTTGGTCAACGTGCGGCTGTACGGCGGCCACGATCCGCACGCGCTGCTGGCGCGCTGCGCCGCGGACACGGCCACCGATCCCGCCGACCTGCTGGCGGTGCTGGCCGGGTTCACCGCGTACTTCGCCGATGTGGCCCGTCGGCCGGATCCGCCCGGCCTGCCCACCGTCCGTGCCTTCCAACGGGCGCAGGGCGACGCGCTGCTGAGCTGGCTGCGCGAGGCGATGGCCGGCGCCGCTCGCGGCTGA
- a CDS encoding GNAT family N-acetyltransferase, with protein sequence MVPGLKPADGVLDVGVGMNPAMVGQGNGVRFASAVLDRFRSTAGVHRLRAVAQSWNERSLRLTRSLGFVEVGKHVCEQSGATVEYTVVIAE encoded by the coding sequence ATGGTGCCCGGCCTGAAACCGGCGGACGGCGTGCTCGACGTGGGCGTGGGCATGAATCCGGCCATGGTCGGGCAGGGCAACGGGGTGCGCTTCGCCTCCGCTGTGTTGGACCGCTTTCGGTCCACGGCCGGCGTTCACCGGCTGCGCGCGGTGGCGCAGTCGTGGAACGAGCGCAGTCTGCGCCTGACCCGGTCGCTCGGCTTCGTCGAGGTCGGCAAGCACGTGTGCGAACAGAGCGGCGCCACGGTCGAATACACCGTCGTCATCGCCGAGTGA
- the cutA gene encoding divalent-cation tolerance protein CutA, giving the protein MTREICEVVITADNADWLVEFSRRLVGDRLAACGQHIAAIRSVYRWDGAVQDEPEARVALHTRVDLVSRIVERANDEHPYDVPCVLALPVVAANPAYVDWVLAETEGTSPDR; this is encoded by the coding sequence ATGACGCGTGAGATCTGTGAGGTCGTCATCACGGCCGACAACGCGGACTGGCTGGTGGAGTTCAGTCGCCGGCTCGTCGGTGACCGGCTCGCCGCGTGCGGGCAGCACATCGCGGCGATCCGGTCGGTCTACCGCTGGGACGGCGCGGTGCAGGACGAACCGGAGGCGCGGGTCGCGCTGCACACCCGGGTCGACCTGGTGTCGCGCATCGTGGAACGGGCCAACGACGAGCATCCGTACGACGTACCGTGCGTGCTCGCCCTGCCGGTCGTCGCGGCCAATCCCGCCTATGTGGACTGGGTGCTGGCCGAGACCGAGGGCACCTCGCCGGATCGGTGA